Within the Senegalia massiliensis genome, the region TCTTGCACAAAGAACCACTGCAGGATGTATGATAAAATTTTTAAAGGATGTAAAGTATTATGATAATAAAAAATAATATAATTTAAGGATGTGTGTAAATGAGTAAGGTTAAATTAAGAGATGAAATAGATTCTAAATTTAAATGGGATATTGAATCTATGTATAAAAATGATGAAGATTGGGAAAAAGATTTTAAAAAAGTTAAATCATTAATAGGTGAATTGAAATTATTTAAAGGAAATGTAATTAAAAGTCCAGATAATTTATTAGGATTATTAAAATTAAAAGATGAAATCTCTAGAACAGTAAGTAATGTATATACATTTGCTAAAATGAAACAAGATGAAGATACTAATAATTCAAAATATCAACAGTTTACTGATAGAGCAACAACTTTAATGGTAAATATAGGTGAAGTTTCTTCTTTTATAGTACCTGAGATTTTGGAATTAAATAAAGAAGATGTTTTGATATTTAAGAAGAAAAATCCTAGCTTAAATGAATATTCTCATTATTTAGATGAGATATTCAGACAAAAAGAACATATATTAAGTGAAAAAGAGGAAGCTATAATAGCAGGGGTAGGGGACATTGCAAATGGTCCTGAAAATACTTTTTCTATGCTCAACAATGCAGATTTAGAATTTCCTTTTATAAAAGATGAAAATGGTCAAGAGATACAGATTACTCACGGCAGATTTATACCTTTAATGGAGAATAAAGATAGAAGAGTAAGAGAAGATGCATTTAAAGCATTATATGAGACTTATGGCAATTATAAAAATACATTTGCAAGTATTTTGAACACTAATATAAAGAAAAATATATTTTACTCTAAAGTTAGAAAATATAATTCATCTTTGGAAGCAGCATTAGATGAAGACAATATCCCTATAAAGGTATATGACAATTTATTAGAATCAGTAAATGAAAACTTGGATAAGATGCATAAATATATAGAAATAAGAAAAAAAGCTCTTGATTTAGGAGATATTCATTTTTATGATCTATATACTCCAATAGTAAAAGAAATAGACATGGATATAGAGTATGAAGAGGCTAAAGAAATTGTACTAAAAGGATTAAATCCTTTAAAAAGAGAGTATTTAGAAATAGTTAAAAAAGGCTTTGATTCTGGCTGGATAGATGTTTATGAAAATAAAGGAAAAAGAAGTGGAGCATATTCATGGGGTACATATGATTCAAAGCCTTTTATATTATTAAATTATCAAAATACATTAGATAATATGTTTACTATTGCACATGAAATGGGTCATTCAATGCATAGTTATTTTTCAAAGAGTAATCAGCCTCATATATATTCAGGATATAGTATATTTGTAGCTGAAGTAGCTTCTACTGTAAATGAAGCGCTTCTTATAAATTATATGTTAGAAAATGAAGTTGATCCAAGAAAAAAACTATATTTTTTAAATCATTTTTTAGAACAATTTAGAGGGACTATATACAGACAAACAATGTTTGCGGAATTTGAAAAGATAATACATGAAAAAACAGAAAAGGGAGAATCATTAACAGCTGAATCTTTTAGTAATATATATAAGAATTTAAATAGAAAGTATTATGGAGAAGAAATAGTGATTGATGAAGAAATAGCAATGGAATGGGCAAGGATTCCACACTTTTACTATAATTTTTATGTATATCAATATGCAACAGGTTTTTCAGCAGCAGTTTATTTATCTCAGAAGATACTTAATAATGAAGAGGGAGCAGTAGAAAAATACTTAGAATTTTTAAAAAGTGGAAGTTCAGATTATCCTATAGAAGTATTGAAAAAAGCTGGAGTAGATATGACTACAAAGAAACCTATAGATGATGCATTAAAACTTTTTGGTGAATTAGTAGATAAAATGGAAAGACTCATATAAATAAACTCCCTTTAAGGGAGTTTATTTATATGAGATTTTATAAGAATTTATCTCTGACATTACTCCAAAAATCTTTTTTACCCATATTGAGTAGATTTATAGTCATTTTAGAAAGTTTAAAGCTAATCTCAGTTATATTTTCATATTTATGTTGATTTCCATCTACTGTTATAAGTATTGAATTTTCATCTCTATATTCTGGAGCTATTTTTATTTCCATATCACTTGGAACTATTGCACTAGTAGTAAGGGACCTATATACCTTTGAATTTATAGGAGATAAAGGTGTTAATTGTAGTACATCTAAAGTAGTATATACTATACTTCCACCAGAAGAAAAATTGTAAGCAGAACTTCCCACAGGAGTAGATACAATTACTCCATCACCACTAAATCTTTCAAGGTATGTATTATCTATTGAAATATTTAAATGTATAACTTTAGATTCTATTCCTTTTACTACAATTTCATTAATTCCTATAAGATCAATACAACTTGTTCTTGTACATACTAAAGCTTCAACTAAATATAAAGAATCAACTATATAGTCATTAGAGTCTAATTTATCTAAAAATTCTTCTAAATTTGTAGGTGATATCTCTTGGAAAAAACCTAAATGCCCAGTATTTATTCCAACAAATGGAATATCAGGGAATCCATAATGATGTACTGCTGTTAAAAAGGAACCATCACCACCAACACATATATTTAACATTGCTTCTGTATCATAATTTTTAGTGACTGTATATCCTCTAATATTTAATTTTTGTTTTAATAATGCAGCTGTATTTGACGACTCTTCATCTTTATTATATATTACATTTATCTTTTTATTTTTATATGTAGAATTATTCATTAAAAAACCTCCTTAAATAATACACGAATAAATCTTTTAATTACATTATACAATAAATTATGTAAAAAAACTAAAAGGAATGATAATATGATTATACCCAAAGAAAGCCATAATATTATAAATTTAAAAGTTGAAGAAAAGGAAATAAAGTTAAAAGATTTTTTAAATAATAAAATGAATATATCATCAAGATTATTTAAGAAACTTATTAGACAAAAAAATATATTTATAAATAATAAACCTTTGAGTAATGAATTTTATGTTTATAGTAATGATATCATTACTATAAAGTTTGAAAAAGAACAGAATGTGTATAAACCACAGAAAATGGATTTAAATGTAATATATGAAGATGTTGATGTTATTGCTATAGATAAAGAGCCTAATATTTTAGTTCATCCAACTAAAAATCATCCGCAAAATACGCTTACAAATGGTATAGCTTATTATTTTAAAAAGAATAACATAGATAAAAAAGTAAGGTTAGTAAATAGATTAGATATGGATACTTCTGGAATATTAATTGTTGCAAAAAACTCTTATGCACATGGCCAAATGGCAGATCAGTTTAAAAATACTATAACAAAGAAATATATTGCAGTTGTTAAAGGGGTAGTAAAAGAAAATAAGGGAATAATTAATCTTCCTCTTATGAAATCCACAGAAGGTATTAAACAAGTAGTAGATAAGAATGGAAAAGAATCTGTAACAGAATTTGAAGTTATTGAAAGATTTAAAGATGTTACTATTGTAAGTCTAAAGATAGTTACAGGAAGAACTCATCAAATAAGGGTACATTTATCATACTTAGGTCATCCTATTATAGGAGATAGTTTATATAGTGAAGAAAGTGACTTTATATCTAGACAAGCTTTACATTCATATTATTTAAAATTTAATAGGGTTAGAGATAAAAACGAAATAGAATTAAAATCAGATTTCCCTTACGATATAAAATCATTAATAGAAAAAGTGAAATGATTAGTTGTTTTAAAACAACTAATCATTTCACTTTAATTATTGACTTAAAATCAATGTATTAGTATTTATATCCACCATAACAATTAGTAAATAAAACAACTAATAATAAAAAGAAAAATAATAAAGTAGAATCATTTTCCCCATCAAAAAATCCGCCTAAAATTTTATTTGACATTAAAATCCCTCCGAAAAGTAATATTTGTTACACTATATAATATGTAAAAATTAGATAATTGTGATGTTTGAAATTAATCTATATTTTTATCTTTACTTTCATTATCCTCTTCATGTTGATTTTCATTATTACCTTCATTATTTTCATCATTATCATTAAATAAATCTAACAAACCTAACAATTTATTGATATCAGGAGATTTACCTTGTGAAGTTTCGGTTTTCTGGTTATTGTTAGCTAGTATAGGCCCTATAACATCAATTAAGTTATCAATATTATTAGAATCAGAATTATTATTAGATGTATTTATATTAGTTAATACTTTAAGAATTCCTTTATACATGTCTAAATTAGTTGCCATGGAAATAAAAGGACTTATTTTCTGGTATTCTATTTGGGGTAATTCTTCTTTTAATATGTAAGAAACTCTGTTTGTTTTTTCTTTTGGATTCAAGTCATTAGCAACAACAACAGGGGACACAGTACTTGTTCTTTGGAAAAACTCCATAACAATAAATGCTTTGCTAATTCTATCATAAATAGGAAGATATTTATTTATGATATTTATAAAATCTTTGGGAAGATAAGGAGCTACTTTAACTAAAATATCAATTTTTTCAAATATTTTTGAAAAATTATTCTTTGATAAATGATTAAAGTTTAAATTTAAAATATTATGATTTTCTTGGGATAAAAATTTTTTAATAATTGGGATAAGAAAAATTAATATTATTGGATTTTCTAGTATATTTTCATATTTTTTTTTGAAAGTTGTAGAGAGATCATTCACATTTTTACCTCCTTACTATAGATTAAAATTCTGTATAATATTATATGAGGTTAATATATAATTTGTGATAAAATTAATATCTTTATTTTGTTTGTAATAATGAAACTTTATGATACATATCTTTTAAATAGATATTATAAAGGAGGAATTAAAATGGATGATAAAAAAGGAAAGAAAGATATATCAGAATTAGTTGATAAGTTAAAATCAACTGTTAATCCTAAAGATAAAGATATGGAGAAATTAAAGGATTTAGCTAGCAAATATTCGGATAAGTCTGAAGACGAATTATATTTTGAGATAATAAATTTAAATAAAAAATTATCTCAAGAAAATAATAAAGAGGAGTTTATGAAAAAAATAAAAAAACTAGAAAGATTAAGACCTATGTTAAATGAAAGTCAAAATAAAAAACTTGATAAATTATTAGAAGTATTAAACAATGAATCAGAATAATTATGGCGTATTAAAGTTAGTAGTATAAATTAACAGTTTATTTATTATGAGTTTTGTAGTATAATGTATTTAAAGATAATTTCCTGATATGTTCGTTAGATTCTCTTTAATTCAACCGACATATATAATATGGGAGCTTGGAGTCTGATAATGTATGGTATGCCTTTTAAAGGACATCAGAACTTATTAGCAGAGCACCCACCTGCGAGAGTAGCGGGTATGAATTAATGAGCATGACGGCATGTCGGGTAAACCCTTAAGCAAAGCTTAAGGGTTTATTTATGTCTTTTTTTAGATAATAATTTTAATATTATATTAATAGGCAATGCTTTAGTTATAATCAAAAGAATGAAATATATAAATATTGAAATTAAATAATTAAGTATTATATAAAATTGATTTAAGTCAAAATAATTTATAAAATAATAACCTAATTTAATAAATTGTAGCATTATTGCTCCCGAAATAACAGGTTTTAATATGAAGTTTGTAATATCCCATTTTATTTTAATGTATTTTTTTAGAGTTATAAAATCAAGACTAAACATTACAATGGAACATACTAAGAAACCAATAAGAAATCCATATATTCCATAGTTAGGATTAGAGACTAAAAAGAAAGTTGCAAGTAATTGGATACTCATACCTATAAAATGATTTATACTTGCTTGTATTTGTTTTCCTAACCCATGTAAGATACCAGAGGCTGTATGATGAAGTGATAAGAATATAGTACTATATGATAGGACATATAAATATCTTCCAACTAAAACATCATTATAAACAAAATTAGTTATTGGAATAGAATAAAAAATATATATTAAGGTTATAGGAATTGTTAAAATGAATGTTATTCTTAAACATAAACTTGAACTTTTTTCAACATCATATAAATTATTTTTACTAATTTGTTCTGATATATTTGGTATTATATTCATTACTAAGGCTCCAGTAA harbors:
- a CDS encoding RluA family pseudouridine synthase; protein product: MIIPKESHNIINLKVEEKEIKLKDFLNNKMNISSRLFKKLIRQKNIFINNKPLSNEFYVYSNDIITIKFEKEQNVYKPQKMDLNVIYEDVDVIAIDKEPNILVHPTKNHPQNTLTNGIAYYFKKNNIDKKVRLVNRLDMDTSGILIVAKNSYAHGQMADQFKNTITKKYIAVVKGVVKENKGIINLPLMKSTEGIKQVVDKNGKESVTEFEVIERFKDVTIVSLKIVTGRTHQIRVHLSYLGHPIIGDSLYSEESDFISRQALHSYYLKFNRVRDKNEIELKSDFPYDIKSLIEKVK
- the pepF gene encoding oligoendopeptidase F is translated as MSKVKLRDEIDSKFKWDIESMYKNDEDWEKDFKKVKSLIGELKLFKGNVIKSPDNLLGLLKLKDEISRTVSNVYTFAKMKQDEDTNNSKYQQFTDRATTLMVNIGEVSSFIVPEILELNKEDVLIFKKKNPSLNEYSHYLDEIFRQKEHILSEKEEAIIAGVGDIANGPENTFSMLNNADLEFPFIKDENGQEIQITHGRFIPLMENKDRRVREDAFKALYETYGNYKNTFASILNTNIKKNIFYSKVRKYNSSLEAALDEDNIPIKVYDNLLESVNENLDKMHKYIEIRKKALDLGDIHFYDLYTPIVKEIDMDIEYEEAKEIVLKGLNPLKREYLEIVKKGFDSGWIDVYENKGKRSGAYSWGTYDSKPFILLNYQNTLDNMFTIAHEMGHSMHSYFSKSNQPHIYSGYSIFVAEVASTVNEALLINYMLENEVDPRKKLYFLNHFLEQFRGTIYRQTMFAEFEKIIHEKTEKGESLTAESFSNIYKNLNRKYYGEEIVIDEEIAMEWARIPHFYYNFYVYQYATGFSAAVYLSQKILNNEEGAVEKYLEFLKSGSSDYPIEVLKKAGVDMTTKKPIDDALKLFGELVDKMERLI
- a CDS encoding NAD(+)/NADH kinase, translating into MNNSTYKNKKINVIYNKDEESSNTAALLKQKLNIRGYTVTKNYDTEAMLNICVGGDGSFLTAVHHYGFPDIPFVGINTGHLGFFQEISPTNLEEFLDKLDSNDYIVDSLYLVEALVCTRTSCIDLIGINEIVVKGIESKVIHLNISIDNTYLERFSGDGVIVSTPVGSSAYNFSSGGSIVYTTLDVLQLTPLSPINSKVYRSLTTSAIVPSDMEIKIAPEYRDENSILITVDGNQHKYENITEISFKLSKMTINLLNMGKKDFWSNVRDKFL